A stretch of the Polyangiaceae bacterium genome encodes the following:
- a CDS encoding IS66 family transposase translates to MSAVQAESSSTPSKRVQELEALVNRMRLELAVTSDQLAATSEQLTGVIAERDNLKRAYRQLMEQFELLRRRIFIAKAERVDSTQLEMEFEKTKQKLDELAAKLGNDTAADAGTPATDTENAPSTTPEPVGSRPAGKPAAQPRPKPKGRRNLAEADLPERRIEIRDLELEASGAAPIDWELSYKLGYQRPGSVRVVLARAKYKVAVPQPVPAPSPEDTTVIEQDGPRFTIITAPLPPLLVRRGLLAPTMLAHIIVQKFRFGMPYFRQEEQLAADGIDLDRATMARSIEEVGACLGAIVLACAEDARKNAFCLSTDATGVAIRPEPLADGRRQSCRKGHFFVVLADKKHVFFEYQPKHTSAAVCDMFRGFSGYIQADAHAVYDALFRGDAVEDPNDAPSEVACWSHARRRFWDAAVSGFAIGREGLLRIRALYKLDESWNTLPPATRRQRRKTVLEPLVAEFFEWARARAGPATEERGLVNKALGYVLRQELALRRFLEDGRLRMDNNHSEGALRIVATGRKAWLFFGSDDHAHAAANLYSLIASCKLHDLDPERYLTEIIRVMPYWPRDRYLELAPAYWAATRARLVPGELDAELGTITVPPALADAAE, encoded by the coding sequence GTGAGCGCTGTTCAAGCAGAGTCGTCATCGACGCCGTCGAAGCGCGTGCAGGAGCTCGAGGCGCTGGTGAATCGCATGCGTCTCGAGCTCGCCGTCACGAGCGACCAGCTTGCCGCCACGAGCGAGCAACTCACCGGCGTCATCGCGGAGCGCGACAACCTGAAGCGCGCCTACCGCCAGCTCATGGAGCAGTTCGAGCTCTTGCGCCGACGAATCTTCATCGCCAAAGCCGAGCGCGTCGACTCGACCCAGCTCGAGATGGAGTTCGAGAAGACCAAACAGAAGCTCGACGAGCTCGCGGCGAAGCTCGGAAACGATACTGCTGCGGACGCAGGGACGCCGGCCACGGACACCGAGAATGCGCCATCGACAACTCCGGAGCCCGTCGGCTCGCGTCCGGCGGGCAAGCCGGCGGCCCAGCCGCGGCCCAAGCCCAAAGGCCGAAGAAACCTAGCCGAAGCCGATCTTCCCGAGCGGCGCATCGAGATCCGTGACCTCGAGCTCGAGGCCAGCGGCGCCGCTCCGATCGACTGGGAGTTGAGCTACAAGCTCGGCTACCAGCGCCCAGGGTCCGTGCGGGTCGTACTCGCGCGGGCCAAGTACAAGGTCGCGGTCCCGCAGCCCGTGCCCGCGCCTTCGCCCGAAGACACCACGGTCATCGAGCAGGACGGGCCTCGTTTCACCATCATCACGGCCCCGCTGCCTCCGCTGCTCGTGCGGCGGGGCCTGCTCGCGCCGACCATGCTCGCGCACATCATCGTCCAGAAGTTCCGCTTCGGCATGCCGTACTTCCGTCAAGAAGAGCAGCTCGCCGCGGACGGTATCGACCTCGATCGCGCCACCATGGCGCGCTCGATCGAGGAAGTCGGGGCTTGCCTCGGCGCCATCGTGCTCGCGTGCGCGGAAGATGCCCGCAAGAACGCGTTCTGTCTGTCCACCGACGCCACCGGAGTCGCGATCCGCCCGGAGCCACTTGCGGATGGGCGGCGGCAGTCCTGTAGGAAAGGTCACTTCTTCGTCGTCTTGGCCGACAAGAAGCACGTCTTCTTCGAGTACCAGCCCAAGCACACGAGCGCTGCCGTCTGCGACATGTTTCGCGGGTTCTCCGGCTACATTCAAGCGGACGCGCACGCCGTCTACGACGCGCTGTTCCGCGGAGACGCCGTCGAAGACCCGAATGATGCGCCCAGCGAGGTCGCTTGCTGGAGCCACGCGCGCAGGCGTTTCTGGGACGCTGCTGTCAGCGGCTTCGCCATCGGCCGGGAGGGCTTGCTCCGGATCCGTGCGCTCTACAAGCTCGACGAAAGCTGGAACACATTGCCGCCAGCGACGCGCCGGCAGAGACGCAAGACCGTCCTCGAGCCGCTCGTCGCCGAGTTCTTCGAGTGGGCACGCGCTCGAGCCGGGCCCGCGACCGAGGAGCGGGGCCTCGTCAACAAGGCCCTCGGCTACGTCCTGCGCCAGGAGCTCGCGCTGCGCCGCTTCCTCGAAGACGGCAGGCTGCGCATGGACAACAACCACAGCGAGGGCGCGCTCAGGATCGTCGCCACCGGCAGAAAGGCTTGGCTCTTCTTCGGCTCCGACGATCACGCCCACGCCGCCGCCAACCTCTATTCCTTGATCGCCAGCTGCAAGCTCCACGACCTCGATCCCGAGCGCTATCTGACCGAGATCATCCGCGTCATGCCGTACTGGCCTCGCGACCGCTACCTCGAGCTCGCTCCCGCCTACTGGGCGGCAACGCGGGCGCGCCTCGTCCCCGGCGAGCTCGACGCTGAGCTCGGCACGATCACCGTCCCGCCCGCACTGGCTGACGCGGCCGAGTAG
- the tnpB gene encoding IS66 family insertion sequence element accessory protein TnpB, whose protein sequence is MIPRGVQVFVALEPVDMRWSFDRLAGAALERIGYEARCGAMFIYFGKRRDAVKVLFFDGSGMCLFYKRLDRGVFRLPESCSPDARHVELDEALLDALLDGVDLAETPKRAPRSRMRIH, encoded by the coding sequence ATGATCCCGCGCGGCGTGCAGGTCTTCGTGGCCCTCGAGCCGGTGGACATGCGCTGGTCGTTCGATCGGCTGGCCGGAGCAGCGCTGGAGCGCATCGGGTACGAGGCGCGCTGCGGTGCAATGTTCATCTACTTCGGCAAGCGGCGCGACGCGGTGAAGGTGCTGTTCTTCGACGGCTCCGGGATGTGCTTGTTCTACAAACGTTTGGACCGTGGAGTGTTTCGCCTTCCAGAGTCCTGCTCTCCGGATGCGCGGCACGTCGAGCTCGACGAGGCGCTGCTCGACGCGTTGCTCGACGGCGTGGACCTGGCAGAGACGCCGAAGCGGGCGCCGCGTTCGCGCATGCGCATCCACTGA
- a CDS encoding site-specific integrase — MPPTLPTRATCRKNGVRAPDTRGNSDYPDEDAKLSACTDISILDRLAFGILGREGLRASELRELAWREVDLDRGTIALDVNKTDDPRSWVLDPGVLRALRLWQKLFHEDAQPDEFILVHDGCRFDLNKLAKRLRDALKRARVQREALFSQSEQRMHLRAHDLRGTFVTLALADGKTETWVADRTGHKSSAMINRYRRAARSAAELHLGWLRPLDRLIPELRKGTEKARRLTIAR, encoded by the coding sequence ATGCCTCCCACTCTGCCGACTCGCGCGACCTGTCGGAAGAACGGGGTCCGTGCTCCGGATACGCGTGGTAATTCGGACTACCCTGACGAGGACGCCAAGCTCTCGGCGTGCACCGACATATCGATCCTTGATCGGCTCGCGTTTGGAATTCTTGGGCGTGAGGGCCTCCGCGCTTCAGAGCTGCGCGAGCTTGCCTGGCGCGAGGTCGATCTTGACCGCGGCACCATCGCGTTGGACGTCAACAAGACCGATGACCCTCGCTCCTGGGTGCTCGACCCCGGCGTGCTACGAGCTTTGCGGCTCTGGCAGAAGCTCTTTCACGAGGACGCGCAGCCGGACGAATTCATCCTCGTGCACGATGGCTGCCGTTTTGATCTGAACAAGCTCGCCAAGCGTCTTCGCGATGCGCTGAAACGAGCCAGAGTCCAGCGCGAGGCGCTCTTCAGCCAATCCGAGCAGCGCATGCATCTTCGCGCCCACGATCTCCGAGGCACGTTCGTCACGCTGGCCCTGGCCGACGGCAAGACCGAGACGTGGGTCGCCGACCGCACCGGCCACAAGTCGAGCGCCATGATCAACCGCTACCGTCGCGCTGCTCGCTCCGCCGCGGAGCTTCATCTCGGGTGGCTGCGGCCCCTCGATCGACTCATCCCCGAACTTCGAAAAGGCACCGAAAAGGCACGGCGCTTGACCATCGCGAGGTGA
- a CDS encoding DUF4145 domain-containing protein, with product MCKLHKILHKKLHKIGIERGPKVMTTAQNQKLKVPCPACRQPTNHEVLFGHATDEGSEEHDIHASRDHQVIRCLGCERVSFREASWCSESLDPETGLPETYETLFPSRVEIRAPIDAERYLPADVARMYGETIRVFNAGARVLTAAGIRATVEAVCIERGCTGRDLKQRIDALVSSGAVSTTQEQVLTAHRFMGNDAVHEMLAPDEDELPKALDALEAVLASVYQLPAVAAELNHRRARRKK from the coding sequence TTGTGCAAGCTGCACAAGATTCTGCACAAGAAGCTGCACAAGATCGGGATCGAACGCGGACCGAAGGTCATGACGACTGCGCAGAATCAGAAGCTCAAAGTTCCGTGCCCCGCATGCCGACAGCCCACGAACCATGAGGTGCTGTTTGGGCATGCGACGGACGAAGGCTCCGAGGAGCACGACATCCACGCCAGCCGCGACCACCAGGTGATCCGGTGCCTCGGGTGTGAGCGGGTTTCGTTCCGCGAGGCGTCCTGGTGCAGCGAGAGTCTCGACCCCGAGACGGGTCTACCGGAAACCTACGAAACCCTATTTCCGAGTCGCGTGGAGATCCGCGCACCCATAGACGCTGAGCGGTACCTGCCGGCCGATGTCGCCAGGATGTACGGAGAAACAATTCGAGTGTTCAACGCAGGCGCCAGGGTTCTGACCGCTGCTGGAATCCGGGCCACGGTCGAGGCTGTGTGCATTGAGCGAGGTTGTACGGGACGCGATTTGAAGCAGCGGATCGACGCGCTTGTTTCATCGGGCGCGGTATCCACTACCCAGGAGCAGGTACTAACGGCGCACCGGTTCATGGGCAACGACGCCGTCCACGAAATGCTCGCCCCCGATGAGGACGAGTTGCCCAAGGCTCTGGACGCTCTGGAAGCTGTCCTGGCCTCGGTCTACCAACTCCCCGCTGTTGCCGCCGAGTTGAACCACCGACGGGCGCGGCGGAAGAAGTAG
- a CDS encoding tyrosine-type recombinase/integrase — protein MLRRPENFGIPYQRADGRWVVPYRVAPNQWKPITIPKKEPVVGKRQALEWAAAKILNGRISGSIPKPRTTNDGPSVRELFERWMKLREPDEELSAATISNNKSHFKIHVLPELGDIAVKSFGTIDGQKKIAEFIRKLKGKAGRQTVNNVAATLRTFLDFTTSPEGDAILSENPLRKDWVRNLLPQRHKQDGRFATLDDAPLNVADVQKLLDGKGVPLGRAARYTLAFTSLLRDGEIAGLRVREAHLDAPIPFVEINKACSLRHRDGFAKLGPTKTPWSIRRLPLHAAAVAALRAWLDLGWEDLVGQLSKPDDPLFPRDDGGFARPPSAAFFRADLVSVGLSDKRAGTNLCFHDARGCGATWLVNANVESALVRRFLGHAPVGAAELRYFKGDLLAALGEAQKKIGLVWRR, from the coding sequence ATGCTCAGGCGGCCCGAGAACTTCGGCATTCCGTACCAGCGTGCTGACGGGCGATGGGTGGTCCCGTACCGGGTTGCCCCGAACCAGTGGAAGCCGATCACCATTCCGAAGAAGGAGCCGGTGGTTGGCAAGCGGCAGGCGCTTGAGTGGGCGGCGGCGAAGATCCTGAACGGCCGGATCAGCGGAAGCATCCCGAAGCCCCGGACCACGAACGATGGGCCAAGTGTGCGGGAGTTGTTCGAGCGCTGGATGAAGCTTCGGGAACCGGATGAGGAGCTGTCGGCCGCGACCATCTCGAACAACAAGTCCCACTTCAAAATCCACGTTCTCCCCGAGTTGGGCGACATCGCTGTGAAGAGCTTCGGCACCATCGATGGGCAGAAGAAGATCGCCGAGTTCATCAGGAAGCTGAAGGGCAAGGCCGGCCGGCAGACGGTGAACAACGTGGCCGCCACGCTCAGGACGTTCCTGGACTTCACGACGAGCCCGGAGGGAGACGCGATCCTCTCGGAAAACCCACTTAGGAAAGACTGGGTCCGGAACCTCCTGCCCCAGCGGCACAAGCAAGACGGCCGGTTCGCTACCCTGGACGATGCCCCGCTCAACGTGGCCGATGTCCAGAAGCTACTCGACGGGAAAGGTGTCCCACTCGGTCGAGCAGCCCGGTACACGCTGGCCTTCACCAGCTTGCTCAGGGACGGAGAGATCGCCGGACTGCGGGTCCGAGAAGCGCATCTCGACGCACCGATCCCCTTCGTCGAGATCAACAAGGCATGCTCGCTCCGGCATCGAGACGGGTTTGCCAAGCTCGGCCCTACGAAGACGCCATGGTCGATCCGACGGCTTCCGCTTCACGCGGCTGCCGTTGCTGCTCTCCGAGCATGGCTTGATCTCGGATGGGAAGATCTGGTCGGGCAACTTTCCAAGCCGGACGATCCGCTCTTCCCCCGTGACGATGGTGGTTTCGCTCGACCCCCAAGCGCTGCCTTCTTCCGGGCTGATCTTGTCTCGGTTGGCCTTTCGGACAAGCGGGCCGGAACCAACCTGTGCTTCCACGACGCCAGGGGATGTGGGGCGACCTGGCTGGTGAACGCCAACGTCGAAAGTGCTCTTGTCCGGCGGTTCCTTGGGCACGCTCCGGTTGGCGCGGCCGAGCTGAGATATTTCAAGGGGGACTTGTTGGCGGCACTCGGCGAGGCGCAGAAGAAGATCGGGCTCGTCTGGAGGCGATAG
- a CDS encoding IS66 family insertion sequence element accessory protein TnpB, translated as MLDLFIPRQINKVLIYPKPISMRWGTTRLRSFCADTLGVEPQPDMAFLFTNKKQDTLLLYLVSEDGDQTLMKKLDRGAFMVPTAQPDGPPFVSVRRSALSKLFR; from the coding sequence TTGCTCGACCTTTTCATCCCTCGGCAGATCAACAAGGTGCTCATCTACCCGAAGCCGATCAGCATGCGCTGGGGGACGACGAGGCTCCGCTCGTTTTGCGCCGACACGCTTGGCGTGGAGCCTCAACCCGACATGGCGTTCCTGTTCACCAACAAGAAGCAGGACACCCTCCTGCTCTACCTCGTGAGCGAGGACGGGGATCAGACCCTCATGAAGAAGCTCGACCGAGGAGCCTTCATGGTGCCTACCGCCCAGCCGGACGGGCCGCCCTTCGTCTCCGTGCGCCGCTCGGCGCTCTCCAAGCTGTTCCGGTAA